The sequence CGGATCGCCGATCGCATTACCGTGATGCGCGACGGTCGCGCGATAGAGACGCGCGCGGCAAGCGATTTTCCGCCCGGCGACATCGTTCGCGCGATGGTCGGCCGCACGGTCGACGCGCATTATCCCGTCGCGCCGCCGGTTCCGGCCGGCGCTCCGATCGTGCTCGACGTCCGCGGTCTCACGCGCAGCGGCGTCATCGACGACGTGAGTTTTAACGTGCGTGCCGGGGAGATCGTCGGGCTCGCAGGTTTGGTGGGCGCCGGCCGTACCGAAATTCTGCGCGCCATCGCCGCCGCCGACATCGTTCAAAGCGGCAGTATCGCCATCGACGGCAAGCCCCAACGGTTGCGAACGCCCGGTGAGGGCATAGCGGCCGGTATCGCCTTTATCACCGAAGACCGCAAAGGCCAAGGCCTCGTTCTCGGAATGGCCGTGCGCGAAAATATCTCCCTCGCACACCTCGCGCAATTCATCAATCGCGAATTGCTGATCGATCGCACGCGCGAGAGCGCCGCCGCAGAGCAAAAAATCGAGGAATTACGCATCCGAGTCACCGGCCCCGAACAACCGGTTCGCACGCTCTCGGGCGGCAACCAGCAGAAGGTCGTCCTCGCGAAGTGGCTGCTCGGAACGGCGCGCGTCTTCTTGTTCGACGAACCAACCCGCGGCATCGATATCGGCGCTAAGGCCGAAATCTATGCGCTCATCCTCACCCTCGCACAACAGGGAGCTGCCATCGTCATGGTATCGAGCGAGTTACCCGAAGTTTTGGGATTATCGCACCGCGTTCTGGCCATACGCCAAGGCCGAATCGCGGCGGAATTCTCGCGCGAACAGGCCACACCGGCCGCCGTTATCGCCGCCGCGACGGGGGCCGCGCGATGACCTCAGCGTTGCGAAATTATTGGGTGCGTATCGTCGCCGCGCTCGCGGTATTGACCGTTCTCGTCATCGTCGTAAACGTCGCCGCGCACGGCACGTTTCTGCAGCCGAGCAACATCGTGCGCGTCCTGCGCCAAATCACCTACAACTGTATCCTGGGCATCGGCCAAACGTTCGTCATCATTACCGCCGGTATCGATCTCTCGATCGGCTCGCTCGTCTCGCTCACGGGCGTCGTCATGGCGATCGTCGCCAACAGCCTGCACATCGGCGGCATCCCGCTCCTGGCCGTCACGTTACTGGCAGGCCTCGCGGTGGGAGCGGCGGCGGGCTACGTCAACGCGGTGCCGGTCGTCAAACTCAACTTGCCGCCGTTCATCACGACCTTCGCGATGCTCGAGGTGACCCTCGGGCTTTCATACATCATCTCGCACGGCCGGCCGGTTGCGCTGACCAACTCCGAGGCGTTCGCCGGTGTCGGATACGGCTCGTTCCTGGGGCCGCTTACCAAAGCGCTCCATCTGCCCAGCATTCCAACGCCGGTCATTTGGATGATCGTCGTCATCGCGATTTTCACGGTCATCCTCACGCGCACGCGATTCGGACGGTACGTGTTCGCCATCGGCGGCAACGAAGAAGCCGCGCGCCTTGCCGGCGTGAACACCGCTCGCATCAAAACGCTCGTCTACGTGATCAGCGGTATGTGCGCCGCCATCGTCGGCTTTCTCTACATGGCGCTGTTCGGATCCGGCTCGCCGCAGACGGGCACCGGCGATGAGCTGCTCGAAGCGATCGCCGCGGTCGTCGTGGGCGGCACGAGCCTCATGGGCGGCCAAGGCAGCATCATCGGCACGT comes from Candidatus Dormiibacterota bacterium and encodes:
- a CDS encoding ABC transporter permease; translation: MTSALRNYWVRIVAALAVLTVLVIVVNVAAHGTFLQPSNIVRVLRQITYNCILGIGQTFVIITAGIDLSIGSLVSLTGVVMAIVANSLHIGGIPLLAVTLLAGLAVGAAAGYVNAVPVVKLNLPPFITTFAMLEVTLGLSYIISHGRPVALTNSEAFAGVGYGSFLGPLTKALHLPSIPTPVIWMIVVIAIFTVILTRTRFGRYVFAIGGNEEAARLAGVNTARIKTLVYVISGMCAAIVGFLYMALFGSGSPQTGTGDELLEAIAAVVVGGTSLMGGQGSIIGTFFGALLIGLLYNAMNLLNIDSYLQKVVLGAVILLAVILDELRKRYLSKA
- a CDS encoding sugar ABC transporter ATP-binding protein; protein product: MRDIGKSFPGVRALSDVSLTLHAGEVLALVGENGAGKSTLMKILAGAQTADEGEIVVDGHAVRNESPHAAEAVGIGMIYQEFNLVPHLTAVENIVLGNEPTRGGLLDPAAARARAARVLDDLGIEIPLDVPTARLSVGQQQIVEIAKVLSKHARIIVMDEPSAALTDREVDRLFAIIAKLKAGGVGIIYISHRMEELPRIADRITVMRDGRAIETRAASDFPPGDIVRAMVGRTVDAHYPVAPPVPAGAPIVLDVRGLTRSGVIDDVSFNVRAGEIVGLAGLVGAGRTEILRAIAAADIVQSGSIAIDGKPQRLRTPGEGIAAGIAFITEDRKGQGLVLGMAVRENISLAHLAQFINRELLIDRTRESAAAEQKIEELRIRVTGPEQPVRTLSGGNQQKVVLAKWLLGTARVFLFDEPTRGIDIGAKAEIYALILTLAQQGAAIVMVSSELPEVLGLSHRVLAIRQGRIAAEFSREQATPAAVIAAATGAAR